In the Elizabethkingia bruuniana genome, TTGGTTAATGTATATGCTGATGACTTAAAAGAAACAGGTAGAATTAAACTATTCATTAAAAATACAGGAAAGGAAACCTTTATAGTAAGAAAAGAAATCAACTTTTGTAATATGAGGCTAGCAGATTTAGAATCTTTTAATTATGATACTCAATCATTCGAAAAAGTACGTAATACAAATAAAGATATCGATTGTTTTACATATCGGGACAAATCAAAAAGTTTAAAGTCAGGCAAAACATATGTATATGATATAGATATAAAATCAGATTTTAAAATCTTGGTAAATGATTCTTTTTTCGATGCATTGAAAAATAAAAAATATCGATTCAGGATTAGTTTTGCTCTTGATTCTTACAAACGATGTGGAAATTCAAACATGCTGATTACAGACTGGATTTACAAAAACTGATGAAAGTAAAAATAACACAATGCTTTATTTAAACATTAAAAAAAAACTTAAAACCTTGAACCCATAGAATGAAAGTAACAGACCATATAAAAGAAGCAAAAGGTAAAACACTTCTCTCCTACGAAATTATTCCGCCTCAGAAAGGTCACGGAATTGGAGATTTGTACAAAAATATAGACCCGTTAATGGAGTTTAAACCCTCTTTTATAGATGTAACTACCTCCCGGGAAGAATATATTTACCTTGAAAAAGGCAATGGGCTTATGGAACGTAAAATTTCCAGAATGAGACCAGGAACACTAGGGATTTGTGCTTCTATTCAGTATAAATATAATGTAGATACTGTTCCCCATGTACTATGTGGTGGCTTTACTAAAGAAGAGACAGAATATCTGCTGGTAGACTGTCTTTATCTGGGGATTGATAATATAATGGCACTACGTGGTGATGCTATGAAAGGTGAAAAATATTTTGAGCCAACTAAAGGCGGAAACCGTTATGCTTCAGATCTTGTTACACAGATTAATGATCTTGGAAAAGGAAAGTTTCTGCATGGCGAAATCTCCGGTAACGATCTTAACAATAGTTTCTGCATTGGTGTAGCAGGTTATCCTGAAAAGCATCTGGAAGCACCTTCTATGCAATATGATCTGAA is a window encoding:
- the metF gene encoding methylenetetrahydrofolate reductase [NAD(P)H], with product MKVTDHIKEAKGKTLLSYEIIPPQKGHGIGDLYKNIDPLMEFKPSFIDVTTSREEYIYLEKGNGLMERKISRMRPGTLGICASIQYKYNVDTVPHVLCGGFTKEETEYLLVDCLYLGIDNIMALRGDAMKGEKYFEPTKGGNRYASDLVTQINDLGKGKFLHGEISGNDLNNSFCIGVAGYPEKHLEAPSMQYDLKMLKQKVELGADYVVTQMFLDNQKYFEFVKLAREAGIDVPIIPGIKPLAVKKHLQLLPQVFKIDLPEDLVNAVSQCKNNEAVKQVGIEWCVQQCKELLDFGVPALHFYTMGKSDNIQKIVSEFF